A stretch of DNA from Gimesia chilikensis:
AGTTGGCGTCCGCACCAGCAGCTATGTCGCGGCCGTCGTTTCCGCCGCGTGTGGCGTGGCCGCGGTCCTAATTGCCAAGAAACAAAAGTCAAGAGTCGAGAGACGAGCATCTGCCGGCTCTGGACAGTCGGCGCGCGACTCTCAGCTATCCTGGTTCTTCGTCGCCGCATTATCCGGCTTCGGAACATTAGCACTCGAGGTTCTCTACACGCGAATGTTCTCGCTGGTATTCCATAATAGCACCTATACATTTGGTATGGTTGTGGCAGTCTTCCTGGCATCACTTGCATTGGGCGCCGCTTTGGCAGCTCGGCTGCAACGACGCTACCGCATCGAGGGTCTGGTTGGATGGTCGGCGTGCTCGGGCGCATTAGCTGTGACGTTTTCTGTGCTCACGTTCGTCGCGCTGACCGGTCTCGATTATTACGATTTCGGCGAGTCGTTCTCCCAGTACATAAGCGGCGCACTGATGTTGGTGATCCTTGTGGTAGCTCCACCGATTACACTGCTCGGCATGTTGCTACCGCTGGTGTGGAAAGCGGCGGGACTTGGTAAGCGAGCAGGCATCGTGGTGGGCCGGTTGACGGCGGTCAACACAATTTCGGCCGCGTTGGGCGCGATGGCCGCGAGTTTTTTGCTATTGCCGTGGCTTGGACTGTGGCAGTCTTTTGTATTGTTGGCCGCGCTGTTTTACGTTGCCGGTTTTGTCTTACTATTGCGCAACGGCAGACTAGTCTGGGCATGTGGAGGGGCCTTGATACTCGTCGCTGTTGCGATGTTTGCGCTGCGTAGTCCCGTTGAAATCAACTATGGAGGCACACAACTTGACGAGCAACTCGTGCGTCGCTGGAATTCCCCCTACGGCTGGATTGACGTGGTGCGGGATGAGAACACGGGGTCATTCAGAGTAAGACAAAACTTGCACTACCGGTTTGGCAGAACTGGCGACAATGCCCGCGAGTACCGCCAGGCGCATCTCCCACTGCTGTTGCACGAGCAGCCGCAGGATGTGTTGTTTATGGGGCTTGGAACGGGCTTGACTGCGGGAGGCGCTATCCCGCACCGCGAAGTCAAAAATGCCGTCGCCGTCGAACTGATTCCGGAAGTACTAGAGGCAGCTCGGCTACTGGCGGAGTACAATTACGGGGTTGTTGACCATCCTAAGGTGGATGTCTGCGTCGATGATGCGCGACACTACCTGCTGGCCACAGACCTCCGTTTCGACGTCATCATCTCCGACTTGTTTGTGCCTTGGGAGAGCGAGTCCGGCTATCTGTACACGGTCGAGCACTACCGGGTGGCCCGCGATCGTCTGAAGCCAGACGGCTTGTTCTGCCAATGGCTGCCGCTCTACCAATTGGGCGCGCGCGAGTTTGAGCTGATCGCCGACAGCTTCGCCAGCGTATTTCCCGTCACGACGATTTGGTGGAGTGAGATGGACGCGTCCAAGCCGGTCATCGCCTTGGTGGGCGGCGACGCCCCGCTGGAACTTAACGCTGACCGGCTCGCCGAACGCCTTACGGCATTAGAGCGAGCGACCACGTCGTCCAACCAGGACTTACGCACTGTCGAGCAGTTCTACGACAACTATCAAGGCGACTGGATGCCGCGCAATCCGTCTCGGCTCAACACCGACGAGCATCCGCGTGTGGAGTTCCTGACGCCCATTTCCAACCGCGATCGCAAGATGATCGTTAGTCTCGCGCTGCTGGAATACTTCGATAATGTCTTGTCTCAACTCCCATCCAGCGCCGTAGCTTTGCACACTGATGGAGAACCAAAATCTGCCACCGCTCGGCAGCGTCGAGCCTGGCAGCGTCTTATCCTGTTTGGAGGAACCATTCCATGAAAGAAGTCAAAGCCGTATTTCAGCCGTTCATGCCCAAGCCGGTGCTGGAAGCACTGCAGAAAGTCGACCATCTTCCGGCCGCCACCGAGACGGAGGTCGACGGCTACAGTGTCGTGCATCCAGACTATACACCTAAGCCAAAGATCATACTGGAGTTTATGGTGCCCGACGACATTGTGGATGCCATCGTCCAAGCTCTTCAAAGCGGGGCACATACGGGCAATCTTGGCGACGGCTGCATTTTCGTAATCGAAGTGAAACTACCGTGAAGATCCGCATCGGCGAGCGAAACGACTCAACGTAGCCGATGATATCAAGCGTCATATTGGTAAAGGCACGCCGAATGGACCATTGTCGTACTTGTTATCACCGACTACTGACTTTAACCATGATTGGCTTGACCGTCCCTGGAATCTTTGTGTTCATCAATCAGGAACAGACGACAGGTTCCGATCAGATAAGCAGCGAGCAGGATGAGAGCAAATCGACGCCTGACGCTCGCAAATCCGAGCATGACGAGTCGGCACACGAAACGTCGATTTCACCGATCCTGCTTGAGCTGGCGGTCATTGTTGGCATAGCAATGCTGGGGCGCTGGCTGGCCGAATCACTCCGGCAATCGGCCGTGCTGGGCGAGCTGCTGATTGGTGTCGTCGTGGGAAACGTCGGCTTCTGGCTGGGGCTGCCCTTGTTCATCATGGTGATGCATTTGGGCGAGGTCCTGCCCTTGTTCAACGAAGTCTGGTTGACAGGTAGTTCCGTGGCGGATGCCGCCAGCAAGATTTTCTCCGAGCCACAATTGGCAGAGGGCGGCAGCGCGCGTCGACTGGTCGACATCATGACTGGCCCGGAAGGACCTCGTTATGTCGCTATGGCCTTCGCGCTGTGGCTGTTTTCCGAATTGGGCGTGATCCTGCTGCTGTTCACGGTCGGCTTGGAATCGAAAATCAACGAGATGCTGAAGGTTGGCTGGCGGGCATTGATGGTCGCCAGCGTCGGCGTTGTCTCACCATTCGTGTTGGGACTATTGATGGGCATGTGGCTCTTGCCCGACGCCGGATCGATGGTCCACATCTTTCTCTCGGCCACGCTTTGCGCAACTAGTGTCGGCATTACAGCCCGCGTGTTTCGCGATCTGGGCAGATTGCAAACACGCGAAGCCAAAATCATTCTTGGAGCGGCAGTGATTGACGACGTGCTGGGACTGATCATCCTGGCGGTGGTCGTCGGCATCGCCTCGACGGGACAGATTGACGCGCTGGAAATCAGCCGCATCTCGCTATTGTCTATTCTGTTTCTTGGATCAGTACTCTTGTTTGGTGGAAGGATCGTCGGCTGGCTCATCCCGTTTTTTGCGATGCTGGAAAAACACCACGTTAAACTGCTGTTTCCCTTGGCCCTGGCATTCCTGCTGGCGTGGGCTGCCAGTGCCATCGAATTGGCGCCGATCGTCGGCGCGTTCGCGGCGGGCTTGATCCTAAGCGAAGAGCATTTCAAGAAAGTTTCCGGGCACGCGACGATGGAAAGTCTGATCGCTCCTCTGGAAAGAATCTTCGCGCCAGTCTTTTTCGTGCTGATGGGCATGCAAGTCAACCTACTATCGTTTCTTGATCCCACGACCCTTTGGCTGGCGTTGGCGTTCAGCTTCGCCGCGATTGTCGGCAAGCTGGTTTGCGGCTTGCCTGCCGGCCGTAGCAGCGACCGCTGGTCGATCGGCCTGGGAATGATCCCGCGCGGCGAAGTGGGGCTAATCTTCGCCAGCATTGGCAAGGGCTTGGGAGTCGTCAGCGGCTCAGTCTTTTCCGCCCTGGTCGTGATGGTTATCGTTACGACCTTAATTACACCGATCTCCTTAAAGTGGTCACTATTTCGTCGTCCCTGAAAAAGTCGCTGTGGTTTCGACGGTTGAACTATCCCAACTCGTGGCTATTAAATTGGCCTCAGAATGGTGCCGGATCGAGTCGCTGAATGGAATGTATTTCCCCAAAACGAGCCTTAGGTGGTACGGACATTCAATCTTGCATTTTCCGTACTGTTTAGTGAGGATTATGTTTTCTCAAGGATGAGAACCGATGGTCAGGCGTCATGAGCTTACTGCTACTCAGTGGGAAGCGATTCAGGAATATTTGCCAGGCAAGGCGAGCGATCCGGGACGCACTGCGGTGGATAACCGGCTCTTTGTTAACGCAGTTCTGTTTGCTCTGAAGACCGGAATTCCGTGGGAAGATCTCCCCGGGCGGTATGGCAAACCGAATACTGTCTGGAAACGGTTTGATCGCTGGTGTGCGAAGGGAGCTTGGGAGCAGGTCTTTCGAGCCCTTGGTGAGGAAGAACTGGAACAGGAACCCGCAGAAGTTCATCTCGATTCGTCGATCATCAAGGCACACCAGACCGCTTCGACTGGCCGCCGGGAACCCACTGAAAAAAAGTGATGCCGACGAACGACGCTGTCTCGGCCGAAGTCGCGGAGGATTGACAACAAAAATCCACGCCGTCACTGGTGAGTGTGGGAAATTAGTTCATTTTCTGCTCACTGCCGGGCAACGAGGTGATGCTCCACAAGGCGAACGACTTCTTGAGAATATTAAGCCAGGAGAGGTAGGCGTCATCGTGGCAGATACCGCTTATGACTCCGATTCGATTCGCCAGCATGGCAGGCGGTTGAAAGCAAAAGTTTGCATCTAACCGAATCCAAGTAGAAAGGTCATGAAGCGATTTGACTGGATGATCTACAAACATCGCAACCAGACTGAACAGTTCTTTGGCAGAATCAAACGCTGCCGACGTGTGGCGACTCGTTACGAGAAAAAAGCCACCGACTTCGCCGGCTTCATCTGGCTGGAAGCACTCGTTACCGATATCATTTGAATGTCCGTACTATCTAGTGGTAGGGCTGGTCTTTCCCTGCTCTCGAAATTCTTGTTTGCCCACTCTAAACCACGATTTGCTGCATTGAAATTGCAACACAATCTCCCGTGTCATTAAACCGACTGCCTATGCTTTCAGAACTTCGAGGAGGCGTTCTTTGAAATAAATCAACATGTGAAATGTTCCATGAAAT
This window harbors:
- a CDS encoding transposase — translated: MKRFDWMIYKHRNQTEQFFGRIKRCRRVATRYEKKATDFAGFIWLEALVTDII
- a CDS encoding P-II family nitrogen regulator, giving the protein MKEVKAVFQPFMPKPVLEALQKVDHLPAATETEVDGYSVVHPDYTPKPKIILEFMVPDDIVDAIVQALQSGAHTGNLGDGCIFVIEVKLP
- a CDS encoding IS5 family transposase, giving the protein MVRRHELTATQWEAIQEYLPGKASDPGRTAVDNRLFVNAVLFALKTGIPWEDLPGRYGKPNTVWKRFDRWCAKGAWEQVFRALGEEELEQEPAEVHLDSSIIKAHQTASTGRREPTEKK
- a CDS encoding fused MFS/spermidine synthase, coding for MSFMIVNPMTKKGDIRVETTQAADRWRSISDLKRQPDTFSYLIFFFSGVAALVYEISWSRQVGLLFGHTIQASAVVLSTYFAGMAVGYLVGAKWSLRVLPLLGYGVAELVVAAWACLIPFLLACSESHSFAAFLSSSSIGWQLTARVLFCFLLLLPATTALGITLPMMAEYLSRQRSRDMADPTNAGRVSLAYALNTAGALVGVLSATFFLLVVVGVRTSSYVAAVVSAACGVAAVLIAKKQKSRVERRASAGSGQSARDSQLSWFFVAALSGFGTLALEVLYTRMFSLVFHNSTYTFGMVVAVFLASLALGAALAARLQRRYRIEGLVGWSACSGALAVTFSVLTFVALTGLDYYDFGESFSQYISGALMLVILVVAPPITLLGMLLPLVWKAAGLGKRAGIVVGRLTAVNTISAALGAMAASFLLLPWLGLWQSFVLLAALFYVAGFVLLLRNGRLVWACGGALILVAVAMFALRSPVEINYGGTQLDEQLVRRWNSPYGWIDVVRDENTGSFRVRQNLHYRFGRTGDNAREYRQAHLPLLLHEQPQDVLFMGLGTGLTAGGAIPHREVKNAVAVELIPEVLEAARLLAEYNYGVVDHPKVDVCVDDARHYLLATDLRFDVIISDLFVPWESESGYLYTVEHYRVARDRLKPDGLFCQWLPLYQLGAREFELIADSFASVFPVTTIWWSEMDASKPVIALVGGDAPLELNADRLAERLTALERATTSSNQDLRTVEQFYDNYQGDWMPRNPSRLNTDEHPRVEFLTPISNRDRKMIVSLALLEYFDNVLSQLPSSAVALHTDGEPKSATARQRRAWQRLILFGGTIP
- a CDS encoding transposase; its protein translation is MRKNWNRNPQKFISIRRSSRHTRPLRLAAGNPLKKSDADERRCLGRSRGGLTTKIHAVTGECGKLVHFLLTAGQRGDAPQGERLLENIKPGEVGVIVADTAYDSDSIRQHGRRLKAKVCI
- a CDS encoding cation:proton antiporter: MIGLTVPGIFVFINQEQTTGSDQISSEQDESKSTPDARKSEHDESAHETSISPILLELAVIVGIAMLGRWLAESLRQSAVLGELLIGVVVGNVGFWLGLPLFIMVMHLGEVLPLFNEVWLTGSSVADAASKIFSEPQLAEGGSARRLVDIMTGPEGPRYVAMAFALWLFSELGVILLLFTVGLESKINEMLKVGWRALMVASVGVVSPFVLGLLMGMWLLPDAGSMVHIFLSATLCATSVGITARVFRDLGRLQTREAKIILGAAVIDDVLGLIILAVVVGIASTGQIDALEISRISLLSILFLGSVLLFGGRIVGWLIPFFAMLEKHHVKLLFPLALAFLLAWAASAIELAPIVGAFAAGLILSEEHFKKVSGHATMESLIAPLERIFAPVFFVLMGMQVNLLSFLDPTTLWLALAFSFAAIVGKLVCGLPAGRSSDRWSIGLGMIPRGEVGLIFASIGKGLGVVSGSVFSALVVMVIVTTLITPISLKWSLFRRP